The following are encoded in a window of Shewanella psychrotolerans genomic DNA:
- a CDS encoding bifunctional diguanylate cyclase/phosphodiesterase: MTLFRQIYSLLFGLFLVVVISLAYVQFTETQSFLTKQMESDLNNTSNSLGIMLVPDLEAGDIVGAETLINVIFEGGYYQQVKLTWLVDGKQQVWENPVKIQGVPQWFIDLGFFDTISRKSTITSGWLQLAQLEITAHPGFGYNELWRTLTNAIIVISILFLLAIVLARFGLTWILKPLHEIAEHATEIAQRKFGPDMKLPKTSELKAVVEAFNSMSHQLKQIFSSLDEEVTELRKKNLVDQVSGLPNRQYMMGRLNSWLSEPNNGSLMMAKFDWLEEVHSKYGYQVRDETIRLLAEKMKDQLDEVAPSVIARIAAYEFAFLITSAEQEQSNKYLQTLIRTVNQEISKAGCKPNEQFAIGIAHRTDHMTVTDILAQTDNALQKAVADNKVFHWFESTEKQLYTREQWRHHLSEAITNKNFQFKWQPVYLSDKNEIVQRELYCQLNIGDKEIHAGQFMPYVELLSLGSLLDRCLIETIAENGLLERNFEPIAINLTFHSLSDPEFHRWLNKFLRHTELAPRIVFDIPEAGVYSDPDACQALCAIIRDNGAHFGIDHFGRQFGSMSYLQMLRPSYVKLDQSFAYYDENEHSSELCRALVNVARGLDIQIIVTGIQEQPQLARFEPLKTNAYMGYIYPPERVTL, translated from the coding sequence ATGACACTGTTTCGACAGATATACTCACTGCTATTTGGCCTGTTTCTGGTCGTTGTCATCAGCTTAGCTTATGTGCAATTTACCGAAACCCAGAGCTTTCTCACCAAGCAAATGGAGTCTGACCTTAACAATACTAGCAATAGTTTAGGGATAATGTTGGTGCCTGATCTTGAGGCTGGAGATATCGTCGGTGCCGAGACGCTGATCAATGTTATTTTTGAAGGTGGCTATTACCAACAAGTTAAATTGACTTGGCTAGTTGATGGTAAGCAACAAGTATGGGAAAACCCAGTCAAGATCCAAGGCGTTCCTCAGTGGTTTATTGACTTAGGCTTCTTTGACACTATTAGTCGTAAAAGCACGATCACATCTGGTTGGTTGCAATTAGCACAACTCGAGATTACGGCACATCCTGGCTTTGGTTATAACGAGCTGTGGCGCACCCTGACTAATGCTATTATCGTTATTTCAATACTGTTTTTATTAGCGATTGTACTCGCTCGTTTCGGACTTACCTGGATTCTCAAACCTCTCCATGAAATTGCTGAACACGCCACCGAAATAGCCCAACGCAAATTTGGTCCGGATATGAAACTCCCAAAAACATCCGAGCTCAAAGCTGTTGTCGAAGCCTTTAATAGCATGTCTCATCAGCTGAAACAGATTTTTAGTTCATTAGATGAAGAAGTAACAGAGCTAAGAAAGAAAAACTTAGTAGATCAAGTTTCTGGCCTCCCAAATCGTCAATATATGATGGGAAGATTAAATAGCTGGTTAAGTGAGCCCAACAATGGCTCCCTAATGATGGCAAAGTTTGACTGGCTTGAAGAGGTCCACAGTAAGTACGGTTATCAAGTGCGCGATGAAACCATTCGTCTACTTGCAGAAAAAATGAAAGATCAACTAGATGAAGTTGCTCCCTCGGTTATTGCCCGTATTGCCGCCTACGAATTTGCTTTCCTAATCACCAGCGCAGAACAGGAACAAAGTAATAAGTACTTACAAACCTTGATAAGAACGGTAAATCAAGAGATATCAAAAGCGGGCTGTAAACCGAATGAACAGTTTGCCATTGGTATTGCCCATAGAACGGATCATATGACAGTAACGGACATACTGGCACAAACGGATAATGCTTTACAGAAAGCGGTGGCCGACAATAAGGTTTTCCATTGGTTTGAAAGTACTGAGAAACAGCTTTATACCAGAGAGCAGTGGCGTCATCACTTAAGTGAAGCGATCACAAATAAGAATTTCCAATTTAAATGGCAGCCAGTCTACCTTTCGGACAAAAATGAAATCGTGCAACGAGAACTGTATTGCCAACTCAATATCGGCGATAAAGAGATCCATGCGGGACAATTTATGCCTTATGTCGAACTGCTGTCATTGGGTTCCCTCTTGGATCGCTGTCTAATCGAAACCATTGCAGAAAATGGCCTGCTAGAGCGTAACTTTGAACCGATTGCGATCAACCTGACGTTCCATAGTCTGAGCGACCCTGAGTTCCATCGCTGGCTAAACAAGTTCCTTCGTCATACCGAGCTTGCGCCAAGAATTGTTTTCGATATCCCCGAGGCAGGTGTCTACAGCGATCCAGATGCCTGTCAGGCTCTATGCGCAATCATTAGAGACAATGGGGCTCACTTTGGCATAGATCATTTTGGTCGTCAGTTTGGCTCCATGTCGTACCTACAGATGCTCAGACCGAGTTACGTCAAACTTGATCAATCCTTTGCGTATTACGATGAAAATGAACACAGTAGCGAGCTATGCCGCGCCCTAGTCAACGTAGCACGAGGGCTAGATATTCAGATCATTGTCACTGGCATTCAGGAGCAGCCACAACTGGCTCGATTTGAACCACTTAAGACTAATGCTTACATGGGTTATATTTACCCTCCTGAAAGAGTCACCCTTTAG
- a CDS encoding transglutaminase-like cysteine peptidase: MTAKRGRHKRYLKVCQFSIMALALGFSCLYASPTQTLDANHITAAIESRYGERAGKRVRAWFKVLDESQGLSEKEQIVNVNNFFNLFRFVDDIKLWGDSNYWASPMEFIGVNGGDCEDFSIAKYFTLLQLGVPDDKMRITMVKATSVNQYHMVLAYYETPGSVPLVLDNLDRAIKPATQRTDLIPVYSFNGRQLWLNKEKGRGVLAGSSERLEKWNDLKHRLGVERLKMPKLRLE; the protein is encoded by the coding sequence ATGACAGCTAAACGTGGCCGGCATAAACGTTACCTTAAGGTCTGCCAATTTAGCATTATGGCACTGGCCTTGGGGTTTTCGTGCCTATACGCTTCTCCGACACAAACCTTAGACGCGAACCATATTACCGCAGCAATAGAGTCACGATATGGTGAACGCGCAGGCAAGCGTGTTAGAGCATGGTTCAAAGTATTAGATGAATCACAAGGACTGAGTGAAAAAGAGCAAATCGTTAATGTAAATAACTTTTTTAATCTTTTCCGCTTTGTCGATGACATAAAACTGTGGGGCGACAGTAATTATTGGGCGAGTCCGATGGAATTTATCGGTGTGAATGGAGGAGACTGTGAAGATTTCTCTATCGCAAAATACTTTACCTTACTCCAGCTTGGCGTGCCCGACGATAAGATGCGTATTACCATGGTTAAAGCGACTTCGGTAAATCAGTATCATATGGTATTGGCATATTATGAAACGCCAGGCTCGGTCCCGTTAGTGCTCGATAATTTAGACCGGGCAATAAAACCAGCAACACAACGTACAGATTTAATACCTGTATACAGTTTCAATGGTCGGCAGCTGTGGTTAAACAAAGAGAAAGGACGTGGTGTGCTAGCGGGCTCATCTGAACGTCTTGAAAAATGGAATGATCTCAAACACAGATTGGGTGTTGAAAGACTTAAAATGCCTAAATTAAGATTGGAGTAG
- a CDS encoding TolC family outer membrane protein, with product MSKQTVRQLKRSALALAVSAMLLPGVCSSQTLEQAVAHTLDTNPDIRIAFNRFKAREEQVNQARAGYMPTIDISGGYGWEQTNSPSTRRKKNQGDVDDEGVIDLMRGEVGFSIKQMLFDGFYTSSEVDRYSFEASADQWALFAAAEDMALEVARVYVNYIRSEQVLTLAEKNLQSHKDIYEQIKQRTDSGLGSIADLSQITGRLARANANVISAKNNFYDAKAQFMRIVEKEPENLIVPVPDDDMLPTDLNSSLKLAQDNHPILKSASSDINAAENERSSAQSNYYPKLSLELGGNWNDNLNGEDGYSSFASQNVGGHSNDLVAMVRVKYNLFAGGKDLAREKEAAYKVGEAKEIRQRAYRQVVEGVSLAWNAYELLEPQKMYIRDHVIAAKDTQVAYSQQFNLGQRTLLDLLDTENELFEARKDYLEAEYDEIISEYRILNATGRLLESLRVTRPDVWKGEREYEGGVK from the coding sequence ATGAGTAAGCAAACCGTACGTCAGCTAAAGCGAAGTGCCTTAGCACTCGCTGTTAGCGCGATGTTACTGCCAGGAGTCTGTTCTAGCCAAACGTTAGAGCAAGCAGTTGCACATACGCTGGATACCAATCCAGATATTCGCATCGCATTTAATCGCTTTAAAGCGAGAGAAGAGCAAGTTAATCAGGCAAGAGCTGGCTATATGCCAACAATTGATATTAGTGGTGGCTATGGTTGGGAGCAAACCAACAGTCCATCAACACGAAGAAAGAAAAATCAAGGTGACGTTGACGACGAAGGAGTCATCGACTTAATGCGCGGTGAAGTCGGCTTTAGCATCAAGCAGATGCTATTTGATGGTTTCTACACATCTAGCGAAGTTGATCGTTATAGCTTTGAAGCAAGCGCCGATCAATGGGCTCTGTTCGCCGCAGCGGAAGATATGGCACTTGAAGTAGCAAGGGTTTATGTTAACTATATCCGTAGTGAACAAGTGCTAACCCTTGCCGAAAAGAACCTTCAAAGCCATAAAGACATTTACGAGCAAATTAAGCAGCGTACCGACTCAGGTCTTGGCTCAATCGCAGATCTTTCGCAAATTACAGGTCGTCTTGCTCGAGCAAATGCCAACGTAATTTCAGCTAAAAACAATTTTTATGATGCAAAAGCGCAATTTATGCGCATTGTAGAAAAAGAGCCTGAAAATCTCATCGTGCCAGTACCTGATGATGACATGTTACCAACAGATCTTAATAGTAGCCTCAAGCTAGCACAAGATAATCACCCGATATTAAAGTCTGCATCGAGTGATATTAATGCGGCTGAAAATGAACGGTCTTCAGCACAATCAAACTATTATCCTAAGTTGTCTTTAGAACTTGGTGGTAACTGGAACGACAATTTAAATGGTGAAGACGGTTACTCTTCATTTGCCTCACAAAATGTCGGTGGCCACAGTAACGATCTTGTTGCCATGGTCAGGGTAAAATATAACTTATTCGCAGGCGGTAAGGATTTAGCCCGTGAAAAAGAAGCGGCATACAAAGTGGGTGAAGCAAAAGAGATCCGCCAACGTGCATATCGCCAAGTCGTTGAGGGCGTTAGCCTTGCTTGGAATGCCTACGAACTGCTTGAACCACAAAAAATGTATATTCGCGATCATGTGATTGCCGCTAAGGATACACAAGTGGCTTATAGCCAGCAGTTTAATCTGGGTCAAAGAACCTTACTCGATTTACTCGATACCGAGAATGAACTATTTGAAGCTCGTAAGGATTACCTAGAAGCTGAGTACGATGAAATTATCTCAGAATACCGTATTCTAAACGCAACAGGACGACTATTAGAGTCACTTCGTGTCACACGCCCCGATGTATGGAAAGGCGAACGCGAGTACGAAGGAGGAGTTAAATAA
- a CDS encoding type I secretion system permease/ATPase, translating to MQSTASPKTEQWTVSASQRVTVDPLLDSLVLLTEYFGSPCSSESLAAGLPLSGSVLTPELVPQAAGRAGLTAKLTRKGLDQISPIFLPCILLLKDKKACLLREINFDNDRAVIQLPETGGEEQLSIEALEAMYVGYLFLVKQQYRGDMGFDLHQHDNKSHWLLQTLKDSAPIYRDALIASVLVNLFALVSPLFIMNVYDKVVPNLAFESLWVLAIGAGIAYIFDLILRQLRAYLIDVAGKKVDIIVSSRLFAKAIGIPLEKRSPSVGGMARQLGEFDSIREILTSATITTLVDLPFAVFFVIIIYIVAGDLALIPLVGGAIIIIYTLIMQPRLKAAIEESNKFASLKHGHLIESLASLESIKSSGAEGLVQKSWQQMIGHTANWQLKAKKISTSVTNIANFTVQLSVVCVVILGVYRVADNDISMGGIIAAVILSSRAISPMAQLAGLMTRGNHTASALRQLDQIMTQEDEFENKGHLVSKQRLQGQINADHISFNYPGSERPVLHPMSLSIAPGERVAIIGRNGSGKSSLAKLLVGLYQPSKGSLRYDGLDSAQIHPTDLRRNFGYLPQDITLFHGSIRDNILFGTRQVTEHQLIRAVQLSGVNQFTDIETEGLDQQVGEGGQSLSRGQRQTIALARATLNDPPVLLMDEPTASLDARAEKQFIRAMQNVTKERTLILITHKMHLLNLVDRIIVLDRGHLVADGPKDTVLNQLTKGLLAGGPKSE from the coding sequence GTGCAATCAACAGCGTCTCCAAAAACTGAGCAATGGACGGTTTCAGCCTCTCAAAGAGTGACTGTCGATCCCTTGTTAGACAGTTTAGTCTTATTGACCGAATATTTTGGCAGCCCATGCTCTAGCGAATCCTTAGCTGCAGGTTTACCCCTGTCTGGTAGTGTTTTAACACCAGAATTAGTGCCACAAGCCGCAGGACGAGCAGGTCTTACTGCCAAGTTAACCCGCAAAGGTTTAGATCAAATCTCGCCTATTTTTTTACCTTGTATCTTATTACTGAAAGATAAAAAGGCATGTTTGCTACGAGAAATTAACTTCGATAACGATAGAGCCGTGATTCAACTGCCTGAAACGGGTGGTGAAGAGCAACTTTCTATTGAAGCTCTTGAAGCCATGTATGTTGGTTACCTGTTTCTCGTTAAGCAGCAATATCGCGGTGATATGGGCTTTGACCTGCACCAGCATGACAACAAATCGCACTGGTTGCTGCAAACTCTAAAGGATTCGGCTCCAATCTATCGCGACGCCCTTATTGCATCAGTATTGGTGAACCTGTTTGCCTTGGTTTCCCCCCTGTTTATCATGAATGTGTACGATAAGGTGGTTCCTAATCTCGCATTTGAATCACTTTGGGTATTGGCTATCGGCGCGGGTATTGCCTACATTTTTGATTTGATTTTGCGGCAACTTCGCGCCTATTTAATTGATGTAGCAGGGAAAAAGGTTGATATCATTGTTTCATCAAGATTATTTGCTAAAGCCATTGGTATTCCGTTAGAAAAACGCTCTCCGAGTGTTGGTGGGATGGCGAGGCAACTCGGTGAATTTGACAGTATCCGAGAGATCCTGACATCCGCAACGATAACGACACTGGTCGACCTACCATTTGCGGTCTTCTTCGTGATCATCATCTATATCGTCGCAGGCGATCTCGCATTAATTCCTCTAGTTGGTGGCGCTATAATCATCATCTACACCTTGATAATGCAACCTCGCTTGAAAGCGGCTATTGAGGAAAGTAATAAATTTGCGAGCCTAAAGCATGGTCACCTAATTGAATCGTTAGCTTCTCTTGAATCAATAAAATCGAGCGGCGCTGAAGGACTCGTACAAAAAAGTTGGCAGCAGATGATTGGCCACACAGCCAATTGGCAACTCAAAGCCAAGAAGATATCAACATCGGTTACCAATATAGCCAACTTCACCGTACAGCTGTCTGTAGTATGTGTCGTTATTCTCGGTGTTTATCGCGTGGCGGATAACGATATCTCTATGGGTGGGATTATCGCCGCAGTGATCTTATCCAGCCGAGCAATTTCGCCTATGGCGCAGCTTGCAGGGCTAATGACTCGCGGCAACCATACTGCAAGCGCACTGCGGCAACTCGACCAGATCATGACCCAAGAAGATGAATTTGAGAATAAGGGTCACCTCGTCAGTAAGCAACGACTTCAAGGACAGATAAATGCTGACCATATCAGCTTTAATTATCCAGGTTCTGAACGACCAGTACTGCACCCTATGTCACTCTCCATTGCGCCGGGCGAACGAGTTGCGATCATTGGCCGCAACGGCTCGGGTAAGAGTTCTTTAGCGAAACTTCTTGTGGGACTATATCAACCGTCAAAAGGCAGCCTACGCTATGACGGCTTGGACTCGGCTCAAATTCACCCCACAGATCTTCGCAGAAACTTTGGCTACCTTCCGCAAGATATCACGCTATTCCATGGCTCAATCCGCGATAATATTTTGTTTGGTACTCGTCAGGTCACAGAACACCAATTGATTAGAGCGGTGCAATTATCGGGCGTAAATCAATTTACTGATATCGAAACTGAAGGCTTAGATCAGCAGGTCGGTGAAGGTGGACAATCACTATCTCGGGGCCAACGCCAAACCATTGCACTAGCCAGAGCAACTTTAAACGATCCGCCAGTGCTTTTGATGGACGAACCCACCGCAAGTTTAGACGCCCGTGCTGAAAAACAGTTTATTAGGGCAATGCAGAACGTGACCAAAGAGAGAACGTTGATACTGATCACTCATAAAATGCATCTACTGAATCTAGTCGACCGCATCATCGTCCTAGACCGAGGTCATCTGGTTGCCGACGGTCCTAAAGATACCGTGCTTAATCAGCTTACCAAAGGCTTACTAGCTGGAGGACCAAAGAGTGAGTAA
- a CDS encoding HlyD family type I secretion periplasmic adaptor subunit — MSKHLTTHDLEMVDDVYGAMMTDAPTSHRLIIWALSALALCFLLWAYFAELDRVTTGTGKVIPSSQIQVIQSLDGGIMQELYVQEGMIVTKGQPLVRIDDTRFKSDYAQQEQEVYSLQANVLRLRTELNSITISDVATDWREQVKIVKQPLQFTQSLIEEEPDLVRRQREEYEGRLDNLSNQLEILARQIQQKQQETEELASKITTLTKSFQLVSRELELTRPLADKGIVPEVELLKLERIVNDIRGELASVRLLRPKVKASQDEAILKRREALLVFAEDTRKQLNEMQTRLSRMNEAQVGAQDKVSKAEIVSPVNGTIKTVHINTLGGVVQPGIDIIEIVPSEDQLLIETKILPKDIAFLHPGLPAVVKVTAYDFTRYGGLNGVVEHISADTTQDEEGNSFYLVRVRTELSSLTKDDGTLMPIIPGMLTSVDVIIGQRSVLEYILNPILRARDTALRER; from the coding sequence GTGAGTAAGCATCTAACTACCCACGACTTAGAGATGGTCGATGATGTCTATGGTGCCATGATGACCGACGCACCAACCAGCCATCGCCTGATTATCTGGGCGCTTTCGGCGCTGGCATTATGCTTTTTACTTTGGGCCTACTTTGCCGAACTTGATAGAGTGACAACGGGCACAGGCAAAGTGATCCCCTCTTCGCAAATACAAGTGATTCAAAGTCTAGATGGCGGGATCATGCAGGAACTTTATGTTCAAGAAGGTATGATTGTCACTAAAGGCCAGCCTTTAGTTCGTATCGATGATACTCGCTTTAAGTCTGATTATGCCCAGCAGGAACAAGAGGTATATAGCCTACAAGCCAACGTTTTGCGTCTACGTACCGAACTGAATAGCATCACCATTTCAGATGTGGCGACCGACTGGCGTGAACAGGTCAAAATCGTCAAACAACCTCTACAATTTACTCAATCATTAATTGAAGAAGAGCCCGACTTAGTCCGCCGTCAAAGAGAGGAGTATGAGGGGCGCTTAGATAATCTCAGTAATCAGCTCGAAATTTTAGCCAGACAGATCCAACAAAAACAGCAAGAAACTGAAGAATTAGCATCCAAAATAACAACTCTTACGAAGAGTTTTCAATTAGTTAGCCGTGAATTGGAACTGACACGCCCGCTCGCTGATAAAGGCATTGTGCCAGAAGTTGAACTACTGAAACTCGAACGTATTGTGAATGACATTCGCGGGGAATTAGCTTCCGTTAGGCTATTACGTCCTAAAGTAAAGGCATCCCAAGATGAAGCAATATTAAAGCGACGAGAGGCATTATTAGTATTCGCTGAAGATACGCGAAAACAACTCAATGAAATGCAGACTCGCTTGTCACGCATGAACGAAGCACAAGTTGGCGCTCAAGATAAGGTCAGCAAAGCAGAAATTGTTTCGCCAGTGAATGGCACGATTAAAACAGTCCATATCAATACGCTTGGGGGCGTCGTTCAACCCGGCATTGATATTATCGAGATTGTGCCATCGGAAGATCAGTTGCTAATTGAGACAAAAATTTTACCGAAAGATATCGCGTTTTTACATCCTGGCTTACCCGCCGTTGTTAAAGTCACCGCATATGACTTCACCCGTTATGGTGGCTTAAACGGCGTTGTAGAGCACATTAGTGCCGATACAACACAGGACGAAGAGGGAAACAGTTTCTATCTTGTAAGGGTTAGAACTGAACTATCAAGTTTGACTAAAGACGATGGAACCCTAATGCCCATTATTCCGGGGATGTTAACCTCAGTTGATGTGATTATTGGGCAAAGATCCGTTCTTGAGTACATACTTAATCCAATTTTGAGGGCAAGAGATACTGCCCTACGTGAACGCTAA
- a CDS encoding OmpA family protein, translating into MKALLIILSFALIGGCASRDIVTMDEPTNQVFDLNDNDRDGVIVARERCNDTVQGASIDNYGCGKIKPINERQELKILFANDSFYIDPQYYNQVETVATFMRQFPNTKVTIEGHCSKTGSYEHNLTLSQNRANAVSSLLSERFGIESDRVTAIGYSYDRPVDPTHTKMAHTRNRRVIAELTGEDTTADMKWHIYTVDEQVK; encoded by the coding sequence ATGAAAGCCTTACTTATCATCCTTAGCTTTGCCTTAATTGGCGGCTGTGCTTCTCGTGACATAGTAACCATGGACGAGCCAACAAACCAAGTCTTTGACCTCAACGATAACGATAGAGATGGTGTTATCGTTGCCAGAGAACGTTGTAATGACACGGTTCAAGGGGCTTCAATTGACAACTATGGCTGTGGAAAAATCAAACCGATTAATGAACGTCAGGAGCTTAAGATACTTTTTGCCAATGACTCTTTCTACATCGACCCTCAATATTATAACCAAGTAGAAACTGTGGCGACTTTTATGCGGCAGTTTCCAAATACTAAAGTGACAATCGAAGGTCACTGTAGTAAAACCGGCTCTTATGAGCATAACTTAACTCTGTCACAGAATAGAGCTAATGCCGTAAGTTCCTTGCTATCAGAACGCTTTGGTATAGAAAGTGATCGAGTGACAGCCATAGGTTATAGCTATGACCGTCCTGTCGATCCGACTCATACTAAGATGGCTCATACTCGAAACCGTCGTGTTATTGCCGAACTCACAGGTGAAGATACGACTGCCGATATGAAATGGCATATCTACACGGTAGATGAACAAGTTAAATAA
- a CDS encoding bifunctional diguanylate cyclase/phosphodiesterase gives MFREKTDLLSPREIGRLYKRISRLKSLALKYKRSEVVQNTLFDISNLAATVEREDEFYSGIQSSLNKLLPADNFFIAILNQITGDLNIPFWVDEKDPHPSELYPLEDISSKLFSGLTGYVLKQKKTLLCDSDKFEELVSSGEIVSRGSDCHLWLGVPIYNGEQAIGVIVVQSYNKEINYGDIEVELMTFISQHISGVIERVQHRHHLEAAIKHRTKELSVAYDKLKQEVTERRRAENLQKSLFEIAELSNSNLDDNTFYAELHRVISHLLPANNCYIGLLDESNRYLQFPFYVSQLNVGAPKRRPFSDGLTEFILKQKKPLLLDNNDIKSLIASKQLYAKAPQLNYTETIYQWIGVPLFIQGIVKGALTIYSFTPSQTYQEKDLDLLTFVSQHIATAIERKLSAESLRQSYEQLEEKVTERTRALAMLNQDLEKEIAQRCKVEQQLVHDASHDTLTGLPNRARFMERLSQGIKHVRRHGLDRFAILFIDLDRFKLINDTLGHLQGDKFLIETARRLNLCIRDNDTLARIGGDEFVILLDSINDTRDAIEVTERILGELSQPYELANQSFTSGASIGISFSSRNSTDTSESILRDADAAMYQAKSNGKGCYVIYDNSISQQKSHDITLEIELREAIAKKALALQYFPVMTLDSEKVIALEPKLYWQHSQLGKIKQAQLNNIAEHCNLTKELDLYLFDQINKDYPKLATVIESHTQLHIEISSEHLKHKHAVRKLKNRIKECYFKPDNLWIFFDEKSFVQDSDSHINTFNMLSKLQLNIGLSAYGSAHSALSCLSFLPLSGLKLDPSYISHLNDPQHKKLLKAHQLAAEALDLTLYVQGVKTEMQRQQLASLGFFAGQGLALGESIKPKTLPIADDDTSLYA, from the coding sequence ATGTTTAGGGAAAAAACAGACCTGCTTTCACCTCGTGAAATTGGGCGCTTATATAAAAGGATTAGTCGTTTAAAAAGCTTAGCGCTAAAATATAAACGATCTGAAGTAGTCCAAAATACTTTGTTCGACATATCGAATCTTGCGGCTACAGTCGAACGAGAGGATGAATTCTATTCTGGCATTCAGAGTAGTCTGAATAAACTGCTTCCCGCAGACAATTTTTTCATCGCCATACTCAATCAAATCACAGGTGATCTCAATATTCCTTTTTGGGTTGATGAGAAAGACCCTCACCCAAGTGAACTCTATCCTTTAGAAGATATCTCCAGCAAGCTGTTTAGTGGTTTAACCGGTTATGTGTTGAAACAAAAAAAGACTTTACTGTGCGACAGTGACAAATTCGAAGAGCTTGTTTCGAGCGGTGAAATCGTCAGTCGAGGTTCCGATTGCCATCTGTGGTTAGGTGTTCCAATTTATAATGGTGAGCAGGCTATTGGTGTCATAGTGGTTCAAAGTTATAACAAAGAAATCAACTATGGCGATATTGAAGTCGAGCTGATGACCTTCATTAGCCAACATATTTCAGGTGTTATAGAGAGAGTTCAACATCGACACCATCTTGAAGCCGCTATTAAACATAGAACCAAAGAGCTAAGCGTGGCCTATGACAAACTCAAACAAGAGGTGACCGAAAGACGTCGAGCAGAAAATTTACAGAAATCACTTTTCGAGATTGCCGAGCTTTCCAATTCCAATCTAGATGACAACACCTTTTATGCTGAATTACACCGGGTGATTAGCCACCTTCTTCCAGCGAATAACTGTTATATAGGTCTATTAGATGAGAGCAATCGCTACTTACAATTTCCGTTCTATGTATCGCAACTAAACGTAGGCGCACCTAAAAGACGTCCTTTTTCCGACGGATTGACTGAGTTTATATTAAAGCAGAAAAAGCCTCTGCTGCTCGATAACAATGACATTAAGTCACTCATCGCTTCAAAACAACTTTATGCTAAGGCGCCGCAACTCAATTACACCGAAACCATCTATCAGTGGATAGGTGTGCCTTTATTTATCCAAGGTATCGTTAAAGGCGCATTGACGATTTACAGCTTCACCCCGTCGCAGACCTACCAAGAAAAGGATTTAGATCTACTGACCTTTGTTTCGCAGCATATTGCAACGGCAATTGAACGAAAATTGTCAGCCGAGTCGCTGAGGCAAAGCTACGAACAGCTAGAGGAAAAGGTCACAGAGCGCACCCGAGCGCTTGCAATGCTAAATCAGGATCTCGAAAAAGAAATTGCACAACGTTGTAAGGTAGAACAGCAACTCGTTCACGATGCTAGCCATGATACCCTTACAGGGCTGCCTAACCGTGCTCGTTTCATGGAAAGATTATCTCAAGGCATTAAGCATGTTCGTCGTCATGGATTAGATAGGTTTGCCATACTGTTTATTGATTTAGACCGCTTCAAATTGATCAATGATACTTTAGGTCATTTACAGGGGGATAAATTTCTCATCGAAACCGCACGTCGACTGAATTTATGCATTAGAGACAATGATACGTTAGCTCGGATCGGCGGTGATGAGTTTGTCATATTACTCGACAGCATTAATGACACCCGCGATGCAATCGAAGTAACCGAGCGCATTTTAGGCGAACTATCTCAGCCTTATGAACTGGCAAATCAAAGTTTTACCTCTGGTGCAAGTATAGGTATTTCATTTAGCAGTCGAAACAGTACCGACACCAGTGAATCTATACTTAGAGATGCTGATGCCGCTATGTACCAAGCCAAATCAAATGGCAAAGGTTGTTATGTCATCTATGACAACAGCATCAGTCAACAGAAATCACATGACATCACTTTAGAGATAGAGCTACGGGAGGCTATTGCTAAAAAGGCCTTAGCGTTACAATATTTTCCAGTGATGACGCTCGATTCTGAAAAAGTCATCGCTCTCGAGCCCAAATTATATTGGCAACATTCCCAATTAGGTAAGATCAAACAAGCACAGCTTAACAATATTGCCGAGCACTGTAATTTAACCAAAGAGTTAGACCTATATCTATTTGATCAAATTAATAAAGACTATCCTAAGCTTGCCACAGTCATTGAAAGCCATACTCAGTTGCATATTGAAATCTCAAGCGAACATTTAAAGCATAAACATGCGGTACGTAAACTTAAGAATCGTATAAAAGAGTGTTATTTTAAGCCTGATAATTTATGGATATTTTTTGACGAGAAATCATTTGTACAAGACAGTGACAGTCATATCAACACCTTCAATATGTTAAGTAAACTACAACTCAATATTGGACTAAGCGCCTATGGCAGTGCCCACAGTGCTTTGAGTTGTTTAAGCTTTTTGCCCCTTAGCGGCCTAAAACTCGATCCTAGCTACATTAGCCACTTAAATGATCCACAGCACAAGAAGTTACTTAAGGCCCACCAGCTAGCCGCTGAAGCATTAGATCTCACTCTTTACGTACAAGGTGTTAAAACCGAAATGCAGCGGCAACAGCTCGCGAGTTTGGGTTTTTTCGCAGGTCAAGGTCTGGCATTAGGTGAGTCAATTAAGCCTAAAACACTACCAATAGCAGATGACGATACCAGTTTATATGCATAG